GCCGCGTCGGGGCGGGGGATCCTGCTGGGAACCACCTCCTTCTGGGAAGGGGTGGACGTCCCCGGCCACGCCCTGCGCGGGCTGGTCATCCCCAAGCTCCCCTTCAAGGTGCCCACGGAGCCGGTGACGGCGGCGCGGATCGAGGCCATCGAGCAGGCGGGGGGCAACTCGTTCATGCAGTACATGCTCCCCAACGCCGCCATCCGCATGAAGCAGGGCTTCGGGCGGCTGATCCGCTCGCGCGAGGACCACGGCGTGGTGCTCGTGCTGGACGGGCGCATCGCGAAGAAGAGCTACGGCCGATACTTTCTGGAGTCGCTCCCGGAGGCGCCGGTCCGGATCGGCCCGTGGCGCGACGTGAAGGAGGCGATGGTCCGCTTCTACGACGCCCGGCAGGAGGCCCGCCGGGCAGGGTGAGACCCCCTCCGGCGGGCCCTCACCCGGCGGCCTGAGAGCCGCCACCCTCTCCCAAGTTTGGGAGAGGGGATCAACGGCTGGCGCTTCGCCGTTCACTTTCGCACTCACGCACTTCCGCACTCTCCCGATGCCCACATCCCGCCCGTCCAAGATCGTCTGTGTCGGCCGCAACTACCTGGAGCACGCCCGCGAGCTCGGGAACGAGATGCCGGAGCGGCCGCTGCTCTTCTTCAAGCCGCCCTCGGCGCTGATCGAGGAGGGGGACCCCATCGTCCTCCCGCCGGAGTCGCAGCGGGTAGAGCACGAGGGGGAGATCGCGGTGGTGATCGGCGCCCGGGCGCGGCACGTGAGCCGGGAGCGAGCCATGCGCTACGTGGGCGGCTATGCGGCGCTGAACGACGTCACCGCGCGCGACCTGCAGAAGACCGACGGGCAGTGGGCGCGCGCCAAGGGGTTCGACACCTTCTGCCCGGTCGGCGTGGTGGTCCCGGCCGGGAACGTGGACGCGGCCGCGCTGGAGGTGATCTGCCGCGTGAACGGCGAGGTGCGCCAGCACGGCTACGCCCGCGACATGGCCTTCGACATCCCCACGCTGATCGCCTACGTCTCGTCCATCATGACGCTGGAGCCGGGCGACATCATCGCCACCGGGACCCCGGCCGGCGTCGGCCCGCTCCGCCCCGGCGACGTGGTGGAGGTGGAGGTGCCCGGGGTGGGGAAGGTCCGCAACCCGGTGGTCGGCGCATGACCTTCTCGCGCAGCCGCGCCCTGGCGCTGCTGGTGGCCGCCGTCACCGCCGCCGACTGGCTCACCAAGTTCTGGGTGCAGAACCGGCTCCCGCTGCACGGGTGGCACACCGTGGTGGACGGGTGGGTGTTCCTCACCCATCGCCGCAACACCGGCGTGGCGTTCAGCGCCTTCGCAGGCGCCGAGTCCGCGTGGCGGGTGCTGGTCCTGACGCTCGCCGCGGCGGTGGGGATCTTCGTCTGCCTGCAGGTGATCCGCTCCACCCGCGACTCCGTGCTGAGGGTCGCCGCGGCACTGGTGATCGCCGGTGCGCTGGGGAACGTGGGCGACCGCCTCCTGAACGGCGCCGTCACGGACTTCATCCTGATCCGCTTCTTCCCCTTCGTCTTCAACGTCGCCGACGTGGCGATCACCATCGGCGGGATCCTGCTGGTGGCCCGGATGAGCCTGGCGGGCGACGGTACGCGGGAGCCGAGGAGTGCGTGAGTGCGAAGTGCGAAACGGCTCGCTTCGAACGAGGCCCCTCCCGGGTGGAGGGGCTTCGTTTTTCCCACCCCTTGTGCGGAGGGAGACCCGCCCGGCAGTTTGGGCGGGTCTCCCGGAGCGGCCCCAACCGAAACTCCACCCGATCCGAACGAACTCGATGCCCGACATCTGCCAGCGGCTGAGC
The sequence above is drawn from the Longimicrobiaceae bacterium genome and encodes:
- a CDS encoding fumarylacetoacetate hydrolase family protein; this encodes MPTSRPSKIVCVGRNYLEHARELGNEMPERPLLFFKPPSALIEEGDPIVLPPESQRVEHEGEIAVVIGARARHVSRERAMRYVGGYAALNDVTARDLQKTDGQWARAKGFDTFCPVGVVVPAGNVDAAALEVICRVNGEVRQHGYARDMAFDIPTLIAYVSSIMTLEPGDIIATGTPAGVGPLRPGDVVEVEVPGVGKVRNPVVGA
- the lspA gene encoding signal peptidase II — protein: MTFSRSRALALLVAAVTAADWLTKFWVQNRLPLHGWHTVVDGWVFLTHRRNTGVAFSAFAGAESAWRVLVLTLAAAVGIFVCLQVIRSTRDSVLRVAAALVIAGALGNVGDRLLNGAVTDFILIRFFPFVFNVADVAITIGGILLVARMSLAGDGTREPRSA